A genome region from Erigeron canadensis isolate Cc75 chromosome 3, C_canadensis_v1, whole genome shotgun sequence includes the following:
- the LOC122590657 gene encoding U-box domain-containing protein 33-like: MVRLPVTISTEGCSGFSSPTSFRDGSDRNILPLPENVGGDKVYVAVGKSVEKAVSLFHWTFRKFRDREICILHVHQPSPLIPTLLGKLPVTKANPEVVYEYRRKEKEEMQKLLLDYLDLCTRSKVKACVVTTENDQVRKGIVNLINEYSIQKLVMGALPETWMKVKKNTSKSSYAAKNAPPYCQIWFVNKGQLLYTKEPAEEYDSLPPLIFQDSNASRSQSLRYPNTERELQVYHRSNSSTSFIGGSTSMVRRSQSNTSSDSGYSSSCELDLRSEEESLYKQLEEINMEAKASRNEAFQELLKRKRFEAQAIEAHNKVKAYESAHAKEVQLKEVAEDTLNVAKKEYEQLMERKELTSKELQKAMRNIAVLESQLRESNRRREESAEELKLILASIATLKVEKLTVQRQRFEAANWLDRWKARGQPKAISHTTERLMEFSLLDLETATCNFSESFKIKCESHGCSFYKGEMSTRTVMIKILHPNNMEAQSEFQLEVEVIGRLQHKHILSLIGTCSEAYALVYEYIPCSLENHFSNKTNNHFMSWKTRTRIISEIANAILFLHTSKPKAILHGNLKPENIVLDSELHCKLCNFRFSKLVNEETYRCRSFRQYSEPNGPFSFTEPELLQTGNLTTKSDVYSFGMIILWLLTHSQSAGLANEVRKAVSDSNLASVLDASAGEWPGFVAKRLADLGLQCCESDPRDRPVISPVLVKELEQLFFLEERRVPSFFLCPILQEIMHDPQLAADGFTYEGEALRAWLKNGRETSPMTNLKLSHLDLTPNHSIRAAIQDWLCNP, encoded by the exons ATGGTGCGTTTGCCTGTCACCATATCAACCGAAGGCTGTTCTGGGTTTTCTTCTCCGACGAGTTTCCGAGATGGGTCTGACCGGAATATACTTCCCTTGCCGGAAAACGTCGGCGGTGATAAAGTTTATGTGGCAGTTGGAAAGTCAGTTGAAAAGGCAGTGTCTTTGTTTCATTGGACTTTTAGAAAGTTTAGAGATAGAGAAATTTGCATACTTCATGTTCATCAACCTTCTCCCTTGATTCCTACACTTT TGGGAAAACTACCTGTGACTAAAGCTAACCCTGAGGTCGTGTATGAATATAGAAGAAAGGAGAAAGAAGAAATGCAGAAGCTTCTGCTTGATTACCTTGACCTTTGCACTCGTTCAAAG GTTAAAGCTTGCGTCGTGACTACCGAAAATGACCAAGTTCGTAAAGGAATTGTGAATTTGATTAACGAATATAGCATACAAAAGCTTGTTATGGGAGCTTTACCAGAGAC TTGGATGAAGGTGAAGAAAAACACTAGCAAATCAAGTTATGCTGCCAAAAATGCACCTCCATATTGTCAAATTTGGTTTGTAAACAAAGGTCAACTTCTTTACACTAAAGAACCTGCTGAGGAATATGATTCTTTACCACCATTGATATTTCAAGATTCCAATGCTTCAAGATCTCAATCTTTACGCTACCCCAACACTGAAAGGGAATTACAAGTTTACCATCGATCTAACTCAAGCACAAGTTTCATTGGTGGAAGTACAAGCATGGTGAGGAGGTCACAGTCAAATACGTCTTCAGATTCTGGGTACTCATCATCTTGTGAACTTGATCTGAGATCTGAAGAAGAAAGCTTATACAAACAGCTTGAAGAAATTAACATGGAAGCCAAAGCATCCAGGAATGAAGCATTTCAAGAGCTTCTAAAGCGGAAAAGGTTCGAAGCACAAGCTATTGAGGCACATAACAAG GTAAAGGCTTATGAATCTGCTCATGCTAAAGAAGTTCAACTAAAAGAAGTAGCTGAAGATACACTAAACGTTGCAAAAAAAGAGTATGAACAACTCATGGAACGAAAAGAATTAACATCAAAAGAGCTGCAAAAGGCAATGAGAAACATAGCCGTCTTAGAGAGTCAGCTTCGAGAATCAAATCGTAGACGTGAAGAATCTGCCGAAGAATTAAAACTTATCTTAGCATCAATTGCAACTTTAAAGGTCGAAAAACTAACAGTTCAAAGACAACGCTTTGAAGCTGCAAATTGGCTCGATAGGTGGAAAGCTCGTGGACAACCCAAAGCAATATCTCATACGACAGAGAGATTAATGGAGTTTTCATTGTTGGATTTGGAAACTGCAACCTGCAATTTCTCCGAGAGCTTTAAAATTAAATGTGAAAGTCATGGCTGTTCGTTTTATAAAGGCGAAATGTCGACTAGGACAGTTATGATAAAGATACTACATCCAAATAATATGGAAGCACAATCAGAGTTCCAACTAGAG GTTGAAGTGATCGGGAGACTGCAGCATAAGCATATCTTGAGTTTAATCGGCACATGTTCGGAAGCCTATGCCCTTGTTTACGAGTACATACCGTGTAGCTTGGAAAACCACTTTTCTAATAAAACCAACAATCATTTCATGTCCTGGAAAACCCGAACTCGAATCATTTCCGAAATAGCAAATGCCATTTTGTTCTTACACACTTCCAAGCCAAAAGCGATTCTACATGGCAATTTAAAACCGGAAAACATTGTTCTTGATTCCGAACTGCACTGTAAACTATGCAATTTCAGATTCTCTAAATTGGTCAATGAAGAAACATACCGTTGTCGCAGTTTCCGTCAGTATTCCGAACCAAATGGACCCTTCTCGTTTACTGAACCGGAGTTGCTTCAAACTGGAAACTTGACTACCAAATCTGATGTTTATTCTTTTGGGATGATCATCTTGTGGCTACTCACACATAGTCAGTCGGCTGGGTTAGCTAATGAAGTTAGAAAGGCCGTTTCAGATTCTAATTTAGCATCAGTTTTGGATGCATCAGCTGGTGAATGGCCTGGTTTTGTGGCTAAGCGGTTAGCAGACTTGGGCTTGCAATGCTGTGAGTCTGACCCTAGAGACAGGCCGGTGATCTCACCAGTTTTGGTTAAGGAACTTGAGCAGTTGTTTTTTCTTGAAGAGCGCCGAGTGCCATCATTCTTTTTATGTCCCATTTTACAG gAGATCATGCATGATCCTCAGTTGGCGGCCGATGGTTTCACTTATGAAGGGGAAGCGTTGCGTGCATGGTTGAAAAATGGACGGGAAACTTCTCCTATGACAAATTTAAAACTTAGCCACTTGGATCTTACTCCAAATCATTCTATTCGGGCTGCAATTCAAGACTGGCTGTGCAATCCTTGA
- the LOC122593015 gene encoding probable protein phosphatase 2C 23, giving the protein MGNGVGKLTVCFTGPDIIHRRKHLTADIISDPVDDLGHSFIYRRPDPSQLSSSKVHSADETTTFKSISGASVSANTSTPLSTSFLDVYSYNIIDKASAIESSTSFTSGPLHPLPRNSINSGPLPGPGAFSGPIDNPFLSGPIDRGFLSGPLFSGPLDHFQRSYSHSGYGGYRNRSRKRNLIRGIKRAISKTFTISARGQGSNSSVAPISKNVGFVKDNDWVEGGNEKVNELTVSSINLSSEGSYLDDDECLGQGQNLQWAQGKAGEDRVHVVVSEEHGWVFVGIYDGFNGPDAPDYLVSHMYSNVYKELKGLLWDDDNDNQNDVSNNNDNNSTLVESLDVVDLNSTNNEPRKNSLHDYELESYPSVNEDFEINLRKKKGKIRKRGAAKKREENQRRWKCEFDRERLELDRRLREHMNTNGSNSINPSDVLKALSQGLKKTEEGFLDIADQMLVENPELALMGSCVLVMLMKGEDVYVMNVGDSRAVLAQKSEPDIWGQDLEKINEETWYDLEVFEADIATTNSSLTACQLSIDHSTSIEEEVQRVKSEHPDDACAVMNDRVKGSLKVTRAFGAGFLKQPKWNNALLEMFRIDYVGTAPYINCHPYLHHHKLGPRDRFLILSSDGLYQYFTNEEAVSEVELFIQWSPEGDPAQHLVEEVLLRAAKKAGIDFHELLEIPQGDRRRYHDDVSIIVISLEGRIWRSCV; this is encoded by the exons ATGGGAAACGGCGTCGGAAAATTGACCGTTTGTTTCACCGGACCCGACATCATCCACCGTCGTAAACACCTCACCGCCGACATCATCTCTGACCCAGTTGACGATCTGGGTCATTCTTTTATCTACCGCCGACCCGACCCATCTCAGCTTTCTTCATCAAAAGTCCACTCAGCTGATGAAACGACGACGTTTAAGTCAATCTCCGGCGCCTCTGTTTCAGCCAATACTTCAACTCCTCTGTCTACATCTTTTCTTGATGTTTATTCTTATAATATAATTGATAAAGCTTCAGCTATTGAAAGTTCTACTTCTTTTACTTCAGGCCCACTTCATCCTTTACCTAGAAACTCAATAAATTCGGGTCCTTTACCTGGCCCAGGTGCGTTTTCGGGCCCAATTGATAACCCTTTTCTTTCGGGCCCGATTGACAGGGGATTCCTATCAGGTCCCCTGTTTTCGGGCCCGCTTGATCATTTCCAGAGAAGTTATTCTCACAGTGGCTATGGTGGGTATAGAAACCGATCAAGAAAACGAAACTTGATCAGGGGGATTAAACGGGCGATATCGAAAACTTTTACGATATCAGCCCGTGGGCAGGGCTCGAATTCGAGCGTTGCCCCAATTAGTAAAAATGTTGGATTTGTGAAAGATAATGATTGGGTTGAGGGTGGGAATGAGAAAGTTAATGAATTGACTGTAAGTAGTATTAATTTAAGTAGTGAAGGGAGTTATTTAGATGATGATGAGTGTTTGGGTCAGGGTCAGAATTTGCAATGGGCTCAGGGGAAAGCAGGGGAGGATCGGGTTCATGTCGTTGTTTCGGAGGAACACGGGTGGGTTTTTGTTGGGATTTATGATGGGTTTAATGGTCCTGATGCACCTGATTATTTAGTATCTCATATGTATTCAAATGTTTATAAAGAACTCAAAGGATTGTTATgggatgatgataatgataatcaaaatgatgtatCTAATAATAACGATAATAATAGTACTTTGGTAGAGTCATTAGACGTTGTGGACTTGAATAGTACTAATAACGAACCGCGAAAGAATTCGTTACATGATTATGAACTAGAGAGTTACCCAAGTGTAAATGAGGATTTTGAGATTAATTTAAGGAAAAAGAAAGGTAAGATTAGGAAGCGTGGGGCGGCGAAGAAAAGGGAGGAGAATCAGAGGAGATGGAAGTGTGAATTTGATCGTGAAAGATTGGAACTTGATAGGAGGTTAAGGGAACATATGAATACAAACGGGTCGAATTCTATTAATCCTTCGGATGTTTTGAAAGCTTTGTCACAAGGACTAAAGAAAACTGAGGAGGGTTTTTTGGATATAGCTGATCAAATGCTTGTTGAGAATCCTGAATTGGCTTTGATGGGGTCATGTGTTCTTGTTATGTTAATGAAAGGAGAGGATGTTTATGTGATGAATGTTGGTGATAGTCGGGCGGTTCTAGCTCAGAAATCCGAGCCGGATATTTGGGGACAAGATTTAGAGAAGATTAATGAAGAAACATGGTATGATCTTGAGGTTTTTGAGGCTGATATTGCCACTACAAATTCTAGTTTAACTGCTTGTCAGCTTAGCATAGATCATAGTACCTCCATTGAAGAG GAAGTTCAAAGAGTAAAGAGTGAGCACCCTGACGATGCTTGTGCAGTGATGAATGATCGTGTCAAGGGGTCGCTAAAGGTTACTCGCGCATTTGGTGCTGGTTTTCTTAAGCag CCCAAATGGAACAATGCATTACTAGAAATGTTCAGGATTGATTATGTGGGAACTGCTCCATATATAAATTGTCACCCTTACCTTCACCATCACAAACTAGGCCCAAGAGACCGGTTCTTGATATTATCTTCAGATGGACTTTATCAATACTTTACAAACGAGGAGGCTGTCTCTGAAGTAGAGCTTTTTATTCAATGGTCACCTGAAGGTGATCCTGCTCAGCATTTAGTAGAAGAAGTTCTACTTCGTGCAGCCAAGAAAGCTG GTATTGATTTTCATGAGTTGTTGGAAATACCACAAGGGGATCGAAGGCGCTACCATGATGACGTTTCGATCATTGTTATTTCACTCGAAGGAAGGATATGGAGATCGTGTGTGTAA